In a genomic window of Lacrimispora sp. BS-2:
- a CDS encoding nucleoside recognition protein yields the protein MKKSFFRLLSVAALVLLLLFPAIAFEGARNGLVLWGSVVVPTLLPFMICSNVIVALNAIHILIFPVRRILHRFFCLSDAGSYTLISGLLCGYPMGARTCSDFMDHKRISEKEGKYLLAICNHPSPMFLLGYAAGGLPPSVPAWLLLACVYLPIFPVSIAARSCYGINGPAQSLPITRESPKSFDDSLIDSCEVMVKIGGYIMLFSILALYITTIPIDLPQYKALILGFVEITTGIKAVSQAFSGMSGGLWIGAVTAFGGLSGIFQTKSVIKNAGLSIRHYVAWKVLHSFLTIIFFILLSRLLLLLPWA from the coding sequence ATGAAAAAATCCTTTTTCCGTCTTCTTTCCGTTGCCGCCTTGGTTCTGCTGCTTTTATTTCCGGCCATTGCCTTTGAAGGGGCAAGAAACGGACTTGTTTTATGGGGCTCTGTGGTCGTGCCCACTCTTTTGCCCTTTATGATATGCTCGAATGTCATTGTGGCCTTAAATGCAATCCACATCCTTATTTTTCCTGTCAGAAGGATCCTTCACCGGTTCTTCTGTCTTTCGGATGCCGGAAGCTATACACTTATCTCCGGTCTCCTCTGCGGTTATCCCATGGGAGCAAGGACCTGCAGTGATTTTATGGATCATAAACGCATCTCGGAAAAAGAAGGAAAATATCTTTTAGCCATATGCAATCATCCCAGCCCCATGTTTTTATTAGGTTATGCCGCCGGGGGACTTCCCCCGTCAGTACCGGCCTGGCTCCTTCTTGCCTGTGTCTACCTGCCCATATTTCCTGTTTCCATAGCCGCCCGGAGCTGTTATGGCATAAACGGGCCTGCCCAGTCCCTTCCTATAACCAGAGAATCCCCCAAATCTTTTGATGACAGCCTGATAGATTCCTGCGAAGTCATGGTAAAAATCGGGGGATATATCATGCTTTTTTCCATCCTGGCCCTTTACATAACTACGATTCCCATAGACCTTCCCCAATATAAGGCTCTTATCCTGGGATTTGTTGAGATCACCACAGGGATCAAGGCCGTTTCCCAAGCCTTTTCAGGGATGTCCGGCGGCTTATGGATCGGGGCTGTAACCGCATTCGGAGGATTATCCGGTATCTTCCAGACAAAGAGTGTTATAAAAAATGCCGGATTATCCATCCGGCACTATGTAGCTTGGAAAGTACTTCACAGCTTCCTTACCATCATATTTTTTATTCTGTTGTCCCGTCTTCTTCTGCTCCTGCCATGGGCGTGA
- a CDS encoding SDR family NAD(P)-dependent oxidoreductase — translation MKIAIVTGASSGMGREFIMQIADRFNGIGEIWAIARREERLEELSPLVPVKVRSFAIDLTDDSRLMSLQDILAKEKPDVKWLINAAGYGKIGDVGTINIGDEMGMVELNCKALCAVTHMVLPYMSLNSRIIQFSSAASFLPQPGFAIYAATKSFVLSYSRALNEELKGKGIYVTAVCPGPVRTEFFDIAETTGEIPLYKRVVMASPKKVVRLALRDSMMGRPVSVYGTTMKAFRFLCKTVPHTAIFRLMKGLMKVI, via the coding sequence ATGAAGATTGCCATTGTAACAGGCGCGTCTTCCGGCATGGGAAGAGAATTTATCATGCAGATTGCTGACCGTTTTAATGGAATTGGAGAAATATGGGCTATTGCCAGGAGAGAGGAACGGCTGGAGGAGTTGTCCCCGCTTGTCCCGGTTAAGGTCCGGTCTTTTGCCATTGACTTAACGGATGACAGCAGGCTGATGAGCTTACAGGATATCCTGGCAAAAGAAAAGCCGGATGTAAAGTGGCTGATCAATGCGGCAGGCTATGGGAAAATCGGCGATGTAGGGACCATAAACATAGGGGATGAAATGGGCATGGTGGAGTTAAACTGCAAAGCCCTCTGCGCTGTGACCCATATGGTTCTTCCCTATATGTCATTAAACAGCCGCATCATACAGTTTTCCTCTGCAGCCTCCTTTTTGCCCCAGCCTGGTTTTGCCATTTATGCGGCTACAAAATCCTTTGTGTTAAGCTATAGCAGGGCGCTGAATGAAGAACTGAAGGGAAAGGGAATCTATGTGACGGCAGTATGCCCGGGACCTGTTAGAACTGAATTTTTCGATATTGCGGAAACGACAGGAGAGATTCCTCTTTATAAGCGGGTGGTGATGGCGAGTCCTAAAAAGGTGGTGCGTCTGGCTTTGCGGGACAGCATGATGGGGCGTCCGGTTTCCGTATATGGAACCACCATGAAGGCCTTCCGGTTTTTATGCAAAACAGTGCCTCACACCGCAATCTTTCGTCTTATGAAGGGGTTAATGAAGGTTATTTAA
- a CDS encoding YgiQ family radical SAM protein has translation MMHDYLPMSRSDMNIRGWKQCDFIYVTGDAYVDHPSFGHAIISRLLEAHGYKVGIISQPDWKDRASIQVLGEPRLGFLVSGGNMDSMVNHYSVSKKRRQQDAYTPGGIMGKRPDYAVTVYCNLIRSAYKKAPVIIGGIEASLRRLAHYDYWSDRLKHSILIDSQADLISYGMGEKSIVEIADALNSGIDIKDITFIDGTVYKTDSLESVYDAQILPSFDKMKAEKEEYAKSYYIQYNNTDPFTGKRLVEPYKDNLFVVQNPPAKPLSMEEMDEVYALPYLRNYHPSYEELWGVPAIREIKFSLISNRGCFGACSFCALTFHQGRIIQARSHSSLLEEAKLLTEEPDFKGYIHDVGGPTADFRSPACEKQMTKGACSNRQCLFPEPCRNLKADHTDYIELLRKLRSLPKVKKVFIRSGIRFDYVLADPGKKFIKELCQYHVSGQLKVAPEHVSDKVLSKMGKPRNQVYRQFVKEYNEMNGRLGVKQYLVPYLMSSHPGSGLSEAIELAEYLRDLGYMPEQVQDFYPTPSTISTCMYYTGYDPRTMEKVYVPVNPHEKAMQRALIQYRNPKNYELVSEALRLAGRTDLIGYDKKCLIRPRAGAPGGFSDNRTGKNPGSGNRRLAPETKDRREHKKKTIRNVHKKAGKK, from the coding sequence ATGATGCACGATTATCTTCCCATGAGCCGGTCTGATATGAATATCAGAGGTTGGAAACAATGTGACTTTATCTATGTCACCGGAGATGCCTATGTAGATCATCCATCCTTTGGCCATGCCATCATCAGCCGCCTGTTAGAGGCCCATGGATATAAGGTGGGAATCATATCCCAGCCGGACTGGAAGGATCGGGCAAGCATCCAGGTTTTAGGGGAGCCCCGCCTTGGTTTCCTGGTTTCAGGCGGCAACATGGATTCCATGGTAAATCATTACTCTGTTTCAAAAAAACGCAGGCAGCAGGACGCCTATACACCGGGAGGGATCATGGGAAAGCGTCCGGACTATGCGGTTACGGTCTACTGCAACCTGATCCGGTCTGCATATAAGAAAGCTCCTGTCATCATCGGCGGCATTGAAGCAAGCTTAAGGCGCCTTGCCCATTACGATTACTGGTCGGACCGGTTAAAGCATTCCATCCTGATCGATTCCCAGGCGGATTTAATCTCTTATGGGATGGGGGAAAAATCCATTGTAGAAATTGCGGACGCATTAAACAGCGGAATCGACATCAAGGATATTACCTTTATCGATGGGACTGTCTATAAGACAGACAGCCTGGAATCCGTATATGATGCCCAGATCCTTCCTTCTTTTGATAAAATGAAGGCCGAAAAAGAAGAATATGCAAAAAGCTATTATATTCAGTATAATAATACGGACCCATTTACCGGAAAACGTCTGGTGGAGCCATATAAGGACAATCTGTTTGTGGTTCAGAATCCTCCGGCCAAGCCTCTTTCCATGGAGGAGATGGATGAGGTGTATGCCCTACCTTATTTGAGGAATTACCATCCTTCCTATGAGGAGCTTTGGGGAGTTCCGGCCATTCGTGAAATTAAATTCAGCCTGATCAGCAACCGGGGCTGTTTTGGTGCCTGCAGCTTCTGTGCCCTTACGTTCCATCAGGGCAGGATCATACAGGCCAGAAGCCATAGTTCCCTTTTGGAGGAGGCAAAGCTTTTGACAGAAGAGCCGGACTTTAAGGGATATATCCATGACGTAGGCGGGCCTACGGCGGATTTCAGGTCACCGGCCTGTGAAAAACAGATGACAAAGGGAGCCTGCTCCAACCGGCAGTGCCTGTTCCCGGAGCCTTGCAGGAATTTAAAAGCGGACCATACGGACTATATTGAATTACTGAGAAAGTTAAGAAGCCTGCCAAAGGTGAAAAAAGTATTCATCCGTTCCGGAATCCGGTTCGACTATGTGCTGGCGGACCCCGGCAAAAAGTTTATAAAGGAGCTTTGCCAGTACCATGTCAGCGGACAGTTAAAAGTAGCCCCGGAGCATGTTTCAGATAAGGTGCTTTCAAAAATGGGGAAACCCCGGAATCAGGTATACCGCCAGTTTGTGAAGGAATATAACGAAATGAATGGGCGGCTTGGAGTGAAACAGTATCTGGTGCCTTATTTAATGTCCTCTCATCCAGGCTCAGGGCTTTCGGAAGCCATAGAACTTGCGGAATATTTACGGGATTTAGGATACATGCCGGAGCAGGTCCAGGACTTTTATCCAACGCCTTCCACCATATCCACCTGCATGTATTACACGGGATATGATCCACGTACCATGGAAAAGGTGTATGTGCCGGTCAATCCCCATGAAAAGGCCATGCAAAGGGCATTGATCCAGTACCGGAATCCGAAAAACTATGAATTGGTTTCTGAGGCATTAAGGCTGGCAGGCCGCACCGATTTGATCGGGTATGACAAAAAATGCCTGATCCGTCCAAGAGCAGGTGCCCCGGGAGGTTTCTCAGACAATAGAACAGGGAAGAATCCTGGCAGCGGGAATAGAAGGCTGGCTCCAGAGACAAAAGACCGCCGGGAACACAAGAAAAAGACCATAAGGAACGTCCATAAAAAAGCAGGAAAAAAATAA
- a CDS encoding RsmB/NOP family class I SAM-dependent RNA methyltransferase codes for MKERKISEEFLNRMKNLLGEEEYEAYLRSFDEERLYGLRVNTLKITPEEFTKMTTLKLEPVPWIHNGFYYEGDERPAKDPYYYAGLYYLQEPSAMTPASLLPVVPGDKVLDLCAAPGGKSTELGAKLKGKGLLVSNDISNSRAKALLKNLELWGIENICVTSEEPKKLKETFGGFFDKVLVDAPCSGEGMFRKDADMVKSYEEHGPEYYAAIQREIMDQAVDMLAPGGLLLYSTCTFSVCENEDIISKTLDCHEEMELIKLPLFEGAKGGIGLTGCLRLFPHKIRGEGHFMAMLQKKDRPERYETFGKAGSKQLPLPDGLSDFLSMVSKPLERSRIRIKNDMVYYLPEHFPDNNNGLRYLRTGLFLGEMKKGRFEPGQAFAMALKPEEFKQAISWEKQDERVIRYLKGETISLKDGEEPIKGWCLVCVEGFPLGFAKGGGGTLKNKYYPGWRWQ; via the coding sequence GTGAAAGAACGAAAGATTTCGGAAGAATTTTTAAACAGAATGAAAAATTTATTAGGGGAAGAGGAGTATGAAGCATATTTAAGAAGCTTTGATGAAGAACGGCTCTATGGGCTGCGAGTCAATACTCTTAAAATAACCCCGGAAGAATTTACTAAAATGACAACCCTTAAGCTTGAACCCGTTCCCTGGATCCATAACGGTTTTTACTATGAGGGAGATGAACGTCCGGCCAAAGATCCTTATTATTACGCCGGGCTTTACTATCTCCAGGAACCCAGTGCCATGACACCGGCAAGCCTGCTTCCGGTGGTGCCGGGAGACAAGGTCCTTGATCTGTGCGCAGCGCCTGGAGGGAAGAGTACGGAGCTGGGGGCAAAGCTGAAAGGCAAAGGTCTTTTGGTGTCCAATGACATCAGCAATTCCAGGGCAAAGGCCTTGCTTAAAAATCTGGAATTGTGGGGAATTGAAAATATTTGTGTCACCAGCGAGGAACCAAAGAAATTAAAGGAAACCTTCGGCGGATTTTTTGATAAAGTACTGGTAGACGCTCCCTGCTCGGGAGAAGGGATGTTCCGTAAGGATGCAGATATGGTAAAAAGCTATGAGGAACACGGACCGGAGTATTATGCTGCAATCCAAAGGGAAATTATGGATCAGGCAGTAGACATGCTTGCTCCCGGCGGGCTTCTTTTATACTCCACCTGTACGTTTTCCGTCTGTGAAAATGAAGATATCATCAGCAAGACCCTGGATTGCCATGAGGAAATGGAGTTGATTAAGCTTCCTCTTTTTGAAGGGGCTAAGGGTGGGATCGGTCTTACCGGCTGCCTCCGCCTTTTTCCCCATAAGATCAGGGGGGAAGGGCATTTTATGGCAATGCTGCAAAAGAAAGACCGCCCGGAAAGATATGAAACTTTCGGGAAGGCTGGCAGCAAACAGCTTCCTCTGCCTGATGGACTTTCTGATTTCCTTTCCATGGTATCAAAGCCCCTGGAGCGTTCCCGTATCCGGATCAAGAATGACATGGTTTACTATTTGCCGGAACATTTCCCAGACAATAATAATGGACTGCGCTACTTAAGGACCGGACTTTTCCTGGGAGAGATGAAGAAGGGCCGTTTTGAGCCGGGACAGGCGTTTGCCATGGCCTTAAAGCCGGAAGAGTTCAAACAGGCTATTTCCTGGGAAAAGCAGGATGAGAGGGTGATCCGCTATTTAAAAGGGGAAACCATTTCCTTAAAAGATGGGGAGGAACCCATAAAAGGCTGGTGCCTGGTCTGTGTGGAAGGCTTTCCGCTGGGCTTTGCCAAAGGAGGCGGAGGGACATTGAAAAACAAATACTATCCGGGATGGCGGTGGCAATAA
- a CDS encoding pseudouridine synthase yields the protein MKELRLDKYLTEMGEGTRSQIKEMARKGRILVDGIPEKRAERKIDPEQHQVSVDGRPVSYVRFEYYMLNKPQGVVSATEDSRYGTVVSLIKSRKRDDLFPVGRLDIDTEGLLLITNDGDLAHQLLSPKKHVDKVYFARIEGEIPPDAKERMEEGLVLSDGTPTLPAYLEVLKQGKGEAPSEIHLTIREGKFHQVKRMFETLGCRVIYLKRMSMGSLILDEALMPGEYRPLSEEEIRGLKG from the coding sequence ATGAAGGAACTAAGACTTGATAAATATTTAACGGAGATGGGAGAAGGAACGCGAAGCCAGATCAAGGAGATGGCCAGAAAAGGCAGAATTCTGGTAGACGGCATACCGGAGAAAAGAGCGGAGCGTAAAATTGATCCGGAACAGCATCAGGTATCCGTTGATGGGCGTCCGGTTTCCTATGTCCGGTTTGAATACTATATGTTAAACAAGCCTCAGGGCGTGGTATCTGCTACTGAAGATTCCCGGTATGGAACAGTGGTAAGCCTTATTAAGTCACGGAAAAGGGATGATCTTTTTCCGGTGGGACGGCTGGATATTGATACGGAGGGGCTTCTTCTCATTACCAATGACGGAGACCTGGCTCATCAGCTTCTGTCTCCCAAAAAGCATGTGGATAAGGTTTATTTCGCCAGGATAGAGGGGGAAATTCCGCCTGATGCAAAGGAACGCATGGAGGAAGGACTTGTGCTTTCCGATGGTACTCCTACGCTGCCGGCGTATTTAGAAGTGCTAAAGCAGGGAAAGGGAGAAGCGCCTTCTGAAATTCACCTGACCATCCGGGAAGGAAAATTTCATCAGGTAAAGCGGATGTTTGAAACTCTTGGGTGCCGTGTGATATACTTAAAGAGGATGTCTATGGGAAGCCTGATCTTAGATGAGGCGTTAATGCCAGGGGAATACCGCCCGCTTTCAGAGGAAGAGATCCGGGGATTAAAAGGTTAA
- a CDS encoding M23 family metallopeptidase encodes MILLFILILSVFQVTMIDYLYNNPTFYQLDAYTWESDDFRNLKLGKMVAEWDSLDYDTLASLMVEHQYDLTGVTDPATHTDRLLKVKPAEYRKLRQAYETILTDLKYFPIPKTVQSGSPDISYQNGWMDTRTYGGERGHEGCDIMGTEQPRGHYPVVSISDGVVEKVGWLEKGGWRIGIRTPKGAYLYYAHLYGYSRQWKEGDEVRAGELLGFMGDTGYSQVEGTTGNFPVHLHLGIYLRTDHNEEMSVNPYWVLKYLEKYRLKYSY; translated from the coding sequence GTGATTCTTCTTTTCATCCTGATCCTTTCCGTTTTCCAGGTAACCATGATCGATTACCTGTATAATAATCCTACCTTTTACCAGCTTGACGCTTATACCTGGGAAAGCGATGATTTCAGAAACTTAAAGCTTGGAAAAATGGTGGCAGAATGGGATTCTCTTGATTACGATACTTTGGCTTCCTTAATGGTGGAGCATCAATATGATCTGACAGGGGTCACTGACCCTGCTACCCATACGGACAGACTCTTAAAGGTAAAGCCGGCGGAGTATAGAAAGCTTCGCCAGGCCTATGAGACCATTTTAACTGATTTAAAGTATTTTCCGATCCCCAAAACCGTCCAATCCGGTTCCCCGGATATAAGCTATCAAAACGGCTGGATGGATACAAGGACTTATGGGGGAGAACGTGGACATGAAGGCTGCGACATCATGGGAACGGAGCAGCCCAGAGGGCATTATCCGGTGGTCAGCATAAGTGATGGAGTGGTGGAAAAAGTGGGGTGGTTAGAAAAGGGAGGCTGGCGGATCGGGATTCGGACTCCAAAGGGAGCCTATCTTTATTATGCCCATCTTTACGGTTACAGCAGGCAGTGGAAGGAAGGGGACGAAGTAAGGGCAGGAGAGCTTTTGGGGTTTATGGGTGACACCGGCTACAGCCAGGTAGAGGGGACTACCGGCAATTTCCCGGTCCATTTGCATTTGGGAATTTATTTGCGGACCGACCATAATGAGGAGATGAGCGTCAATCCATACTGGGTCTTAAAATATCTGGAGAAATACCGGTTGAAATATTCGTATTAG
- a CDS encoding HAD family phosphatase has product MLEQKKAVIFDLDGTLVDSMWMWKSIDIEFLGSRGLACPEDLQKEIEGMSFSETAFYFKERFKLKESLEEIKNVWTEMSIEKYRNEVWLKPGAGEFLKYITQMGLKTGIATSNGRQMVDAVIDSLNIGQYFQVVATSCEVTYGKPAPDIYLKVAGDLSVSPANCLVFEDVPAGILAGKRAGMTVCAIDDEFSKEMEEEKRELADYFIYDYHQILKRKVEKS; this is encoded by the coding sequence ATGTTAGAGCAAAAGAAAGCAGTGATTTTTGATCTGGATGGAACACTGGTCGATTCCATGTGGATGTGGAAATCCATTGATATAGAATTTCTTGGCAGCAGAGGGCTTGCATGTCCGGAAGATCTGCAAAAGGAGATTGAAGGGATGAGCTTTTCGGAAACGGCTTTTTATTTTAAAGAGCGTTTTAAACTGAAGGAATCCCTTGAGGAGATTAAAAATGTGTGGACGGAAATGTCCATTGAAAAATACAGGAATGAGGTTTGGTTAAAACCGGGAGCCGGCGAGTTTCTTAAATACATCACCCAAATGGGATTAAAGACCGGAATCGCAACCAGCAATGGAAGACAGATGGTGGATGCGGTGATTGATTCCTTAAATATCGGGCAATATTTTCAGGTAGTGGCTACTTCCTGTGAGGTGACTTATGGAAAGCCTGCACCGGATATTTATTTAAAGGTTGCCGGAGATCTTTCCGTATCTCCGGCTAATTGCCTGGTCTTTGAGGATGTCCCTGCCGGGATTCTGGCAGGAAAGCGGGCAGGAATGACGGTCTGCGCCATTGACGATGAATTTTCCAAAGAGATGGAAGAAGAAAAACGGGAGCTGGCTGACTACTTTATATACGATTATCACCAGATACTGAAAAGAAAGGTCGAAAAATCATGA